A stretch of the Streptomyces sp. NBC_00078 genome encodes the following:
- a CDS encoding cupin domain-containing protein, whose translation MLADVKPPFVPEGASAMTVVVEWPPGHPGTPPHRHSGPCFGYVTEGAVRWELEGEPERVIKAGETFWEPGGDVIHYQNGNALPDTPAKYVVIMLCAPGRPMLTLVDEEDLEKRSHLRAPRPSAD comes from the coding sequence ATGCTGGCGGACGTCAAGCCGCCCTTCGTGCCGGAGGGTGCTTCGGCGATGACCGTGGTGGTCGAGTGGCCTCCGGGACACCCCGGAACGCCACCGCACCGGCACTCGGGGCCGTGTTTCGGCTACGTCACCGAAGGCGCCGTCAGGTGGGAACTCGAAGGCGAGCCGGAGCGGGTGATCAAGGCCGGTGAGACGTTCTGGGAGCCGGGCGGTGACGTGATCCACTACCAGAACGGAAACGCCCTGCCGGACACGCCGGCCAAGTACGTCGTCATCATGCTGTGCGCGCCCGGCCGGCCGATGCTCACGCTGGTCGACGAGGAGGATCTGGAGAAGCGGTCCCACCTGCGCGCCCCCCGGCCTTCCGCCGACTGA
- a CDS encoding AAA family ATPase, with the protein MAGIGPVPRGTTEVPVARDREPELLRSYVDQLLGRGGVLVLSGEPGVGKSVLLDTAATAAGALVLRSDGSGSSRI; encoded by the coding sequence GTGGCCGGTATCGGGCCGGTGCCACGCGGCACGACCGAGGTGCCGGTAGCACGCGACCGGGAACCGGAGCTGCTTCGGTCGTACGTCGACCAGTTGCTCGGGCGCGGTGGGGTGCTGGTGCTGTCCGGGGAGCCGGGCGTCGGCAAGTCCGTGCTGCTGGATACCGCAGCAACGGCGGCCGGTGCGCTGGTCCTGCGCTCCGACGGGTCTGGTTCCTCGCGGATCTGA